The genomic window GTCCCGCTCCGCCGGCCCGGCGTTCAGCCATTCGGCTTTTGACGCTGTGCTGCAAGAGCATGTGCAAAATGGTCTGGTTGATTACCAGGCCTTGACACAAAACCGGCAGCGTTTAAAACTCTATTTAAAACAGATTGAACGGGTGGACGCGGATTCATTTCGACAGTGGGACAGAGCGGAACAAATGGCCTTGTGGATCAATGCCTACAATGCCATTACCATTGAGGGCATTGTGCGACATTATCCCATTGATTGGGGGAATTTGCTCTCCCGTGCGCGTTTCCCGAAAAGCAGCATCCGGCAGATCAGCGGCTTTTGGGATAAAGTTTTTATTCCGGTCATGGGCCGGGACCTGACTCTAAATGATATTGAACACAATGTTCTGCGCAAACAGTACAAGGACCCCCGCATTCATTTTGTGCTTGTCTGCGCATCCATCGGTTGTCCCAAACTGCCGAATCGGGCGTTTACAGCGGATCAGCTGAATCAACAAATGGATGCCGCCACCCGCGAATTTATTCAAAATCCGGACAAGAATCGGCTCGACAAACAGGAGAATATTCTTTATCTGTCATCGATCTTTAAATGGTATAAAGAAGATTTTCCGGCCTCCGCCGGTTCCGGTTCCCTGAAAGTGTATGGCGATGAACGAGGCGTGGTCGAGTTTGCCGCTGACTATAGGTCCGAATCGGATAGAAAGTTTATTTATGAACAGCAGCCGAAACTGAAATATCTGGATTACGACTGGTCGCTGAATGATCAGGCGAAATAAAAATGGTCTCATCCTGTTCGCGAAAGCGCCGCGTCCCGGCCGGGTCAAAACGCGGCTGCAGCCGGAATTGACAATGGAGCAGGCGTTGACCTTATACCGGGCCATGGTTGAGGATACTGTAGAGCGGTTGTCTGATGATCATGCATGGGATATGATCATAGGCTTTACGCCTGCGGACAGCGGCGATGACATGAAAAGCTGGCTGGGCGCGTCATTTAATTATATCTCCCAGAACGGTTTGAATCTGGGGGAGCGCATGCGTCATGCCCTGGCAAGCGTTCTAAATGACGGATATGAACATGCGGCGCTTGTCGGCAGCGATATTCCACTGTTATCCAAAAACGCCGTGGCGGGTGCGTTTTCCGGCCTGGAACAACACGATGCCGTTATCGGTCCGACAAATGACGGTGGTTATTACCTGATCGGTATGAATTCGGATCAACCGCAGCTTTTTAAAGACATTGCATGGAGCACGGAC from candidate division KSB1 bacterium includes these protein-coding regions:
- a CDS encoding TIGR04282 family arsenosugar biosynthesis glycosyltransferase yields the protein MIRRNKNGLILFAKAPRPGRVKTRLQPELTMEQALTLYRAMVEDTVERLSDDHAWDMIIGFTPADSGDDMKSWLGASFNYISQNGLNLGERMRHALASVLNDGYEHAALVGSDIPLLSKNAVAGAFSGLEQHDAVIGPTNDGGYYLIGMNSDQPQLFKDIAWSTDRVFQQTLRRAQKAHLNIGRLEPYADIDTWSDVEQLWKRLQPMSAQELDSDQLRATYAAIKRIFESN
- a CDS encoding DUF547 domain-containing protein; the protein is MMRGLLLLLLIVLSAVPSRSAGPAFSHSAFDAVLQEHVQNGLVDYQALTQNRQRLKLYLKQIERVDADSFRQWDRAEQMALWINAYNAITIEGIVRHYPIDWGNLLSRARFPKSSIRQISGFWDKVFIPVMGRDLTLNDIEHNVLRKQYKDPRIHFVLVCASIGCPKLPNRAFTADQLNQQMDAATREFIQNPDKNRLDKQENILYLSSIFKWYKEDFPASAGSGSLKVYGDERGVVEFAADYRSESDRKFIYEQQPKLKYLDYDWSLNDQAK